A window from Bombus fervidus isolate BK054 chromosome 12, iyBomFerv1, whole genome shotgun sequence encodes these proteins:
- the LOC139993085 gene encoding uncharacterized protein, giving the protein MDASELILNLVQKAAIKTAVKEKNLSDCELFSNREDSSSSDQHVMKKNSFSCGVSDKSCGDCKKEKPNEGMFKVSLTTNDEDLENDKENVSRKKIRVEARQICSNREKSDEEKIFVLQQLGRSQIRPEGFPAFLCIDERIAGSNGVKRKIPRPANAFMLFANEWRKKLAAENPRESNKDISVRLVSLHPFLHLHLVILFNGTRSFV; this is encoded by the exons ATGGATGCTTCTGAATTGATTTTGAACCTCGTGCAGAAAG CTGCAATTAAAACGGCAGTTAAGGAAAAGAATTTAAGCGACTGCGAACTTTTTTCCAATCGTGAGGATAGTTCATCCTCTGATCAACATGTAATGAAGAAAAATTCCTTTTCCTGTGGTGTATCCGACAAATCGTGCGGGGAttgtaaaaaggaaaaacctAACGAAGGGATGTTCAAGGTTTCCTTGACGACGAACGATGAAGATTTGGAGAACGATAAGGAGAACGTGTCAAGGAAGAAGATACGCGTGGAGGCGAGGCAGATTTGCAGCAATCGAGAAAAAAGCGACGAGGAGAAAATCTTCGTGCTGCAGCAACTCGGTCGATCGCAGATACGTCCAGAAGGATTCCCGGCATTTCTATGCATCGACGAGAGGATTGCCGGTTCAAATGGAGTTAAACGAAAAATCCCACGACCAGCGAACGCTTTTATGCTGTTCGCCAACGAATGGCGTAAAAAGCTCGCTGCGGAGAATCCTCGGGAGTCTAATAAGGACATTAGCGTTAGGCTAGTTTCCCTACATCCATTTTTACATTTGCATCTagtaattctatttaatggAACACGTTcttttgtatga
- the LOC139992927 gene encoding dnaJ homolog subfamily B member 13, with translation MSCDETCSCNKRGIDYYGVLSLKRDCDDLEIKAAFRRLAIRYNPKRAKDECLCTIFALVAEAYDVLSDPLKRTIYDQFGEEGLKNGVPGAEGFIQPYTYHGEPMRTYREFFGTESPYADLLYVLTQSSSLLEFPEGRGIKRKEEPLIKTLYLTLLEVFLGGIKKMKIQRLVLVGDDKTTTVTKEKILTIPIKPGIPTGTRIVFPEEGDQGPTKIPADVIFITEDRPHETFRREGSDLHMTVDIFLREALTGTVVTVNTLDDRTLRIPLTSVITPYYKKYVRGQGLPLPESPKKRGSLVISFNIEYPVYLPVSNKNYIKRAFDTSADIKDTEYVHRLILANKMRRNVDFDVPIRRNTDDYEAK, from the exons atGTCATGCGACGAAACTTGTTCGTGTAATAAACGTGGTATAGATTATTATGGCGTACTATCGTTGAAAAGAGACTGCGACGATTTGGAGATCAAAGCTGC ATTTCGACGCTTAGCGATACGATATAACCCTAAAAGAGCAAAAGATGAATGTTTATGTACTATTTTCGCCTTAGTAGCCGAAGCATACGATGTGCTTTCAGATCCCCTTAAAAGAACCATATACGATCAATTCGGCGAGGAAGGTCTTAAAAATGGCGTGCCTGGAGCCGAAGGATTTATTCAACCGTATACTTATCACGGAGAACCGATGAGAACATATAG GGAGTTCTTCGGTACCGAAAGTCCTTATGCTGATCTACTCTACGTACTAACGCAGTCTTCGTCTCTGCTCGAATTTCCCGAGGGGCGGGGTATAAAGCGCAAGGAAGAACCTCTGATAAAAACCTTGTACCTAACCCTACTGGAG gtCTTTCTTGGAGGgataaagaaaatgaagatacAAAGATTAGTATTGGTAGGGGATGATAAGACTACGACAGTGACGAAGgaaaaaattttaacgataccCATTAAACCAGGCATTCCGACAGGAACGAGGATAGTGTTCCCAGAGGAAGGTGATCAAGGTCCCACAAAAATTCCtg CGGATGTAATCTTCATCACGGAGGACCGGCCTCACGAGACCTTCCGAAGAGAGGGCTCTGACTTGCACATGACGGTCGATATCTTTCTGCGAGAGGCACTGACCGGAACAGTGGTCACCGTCAACACGCTCGACGACAGAACCCTTCGAATACCACTAACGTCTGTCATCAC ACCATATTACAAGAAATACGTACGTGGTCAAGGATTACCGCTACCGGAAAGTCCGAAGAAAAGAGGAAGTCTAGTCATATCGTTTAATATTGAATATCCGGTATATTTGCCggtatcaaataaaaattacattaaacgAGCGTTTGATACATCCGCAGATATCAAAGATACGGAATACGTTCATCGTCTTATATTGGCCAATAAAATGCGTAGAAACGTGGATTTTGATGTTCCTATACGTCGAAATACCGACGATTACGAAGCAAAATAA
- the LOC139992918 gene encoding uncharacterized protein: protein MDCCNYVEAYAAGSHFYQQQHYFCYDNASTDYGGYESPPISSAIETTARYNGTVPPAYPTDYVYNPKEARLRKAMREQSRELSRRSILQSAIARAGVIAGPVTSGGFLDHQHRFGCVSTVNLPMNSSVESDRVAEPWFQSTSRPKPIHSPRMTDWYGNVTDPIERLQVMGAMHQRGLDKCKDVMRNQAVANVANTVAAECGATFSNNGYPVDFTDVSRERDLRRQENMEYSEFPDGQKWHPYQNGEGAHQHPRTSHPSQMSNILHPNIQSPGSHGHEPWGQFCHGVLPHTPPMPRNVGVRGPRHTLLLQDRMPPRHCEFSEEAPRMMYHPTKLDIENVRASYTPPEHQMPRLLETSVNSIMDSASTIRIRREDDGPRWEPSTMNNRMSMDNLVPTTESSISRDKEHESRRSAERFESKKKSVSKQPLPGFHQAFGSTEIGRFSRSEFFVNMVGESGGNVEVADTESITVSTDRMSEVNGSTVTTATHGTSVITTTATTTVRSFDGDESEEASFDESNNDLVAPTSMGMYCSQPSIPRWHRPHIGAIGSEI from the exons ATGGACTGCTGCAACTACGTCGAGGCTTACGCGGCAGGGAGCCACTTTTATCAACAACAACATTACTTTTGCTATGATAACGCGAGCACCGATTACGGTGGCTATGAATCGCCGCCGATTTCCAGCGCGATCGAAACTACTGCGCGATACAATGGGACTGTACCGCCTGCGTATCCGACAG ATTACGTGTACAATCCGAAGGAGGCGAGGCTGCGGAAGGCGATGCGCGAACAGAGTCGCGAGCTATCCAGGCGATCGATCTTGCAGAGCGCGATCGCTCGAGCGGGCGTGATCGCTGGTCCAGTCACATCCGGCGGTTTTCTAGATCATCAGCATCGTTTTGGTTGCGTGTCCACAGTCAACTTGCCGATGAATTCATCCGTGGAATCGGATCGAGTCGCGGAACCGTGGTTCCAGTCGACGTCTCGTCCAAAGCCGATCCATTCGCCTCGAATGACCGATTGGTACGGCAACGTGACTGATCCTATCGAGAGACTGCAAGTAATGGGTGCGATGCATCAGCGTGGCCTCGATAAATGCAAAGACGTGATGAGGAATCAGGCTGTGGCCAACGTAGCCAATACCGTGGCCGCTGAATGCGGTGctacattttcaaataacgGATATCCGGTTGATTTCACCGATGTTAGCCGGGAAAGGGACTTACGTCGTCAAGAGAATATGGAGTACAGCGAATTTCCTGATGGTCAAAAGTGGCATCCTTATCAG AATGGCGAAGGTGCTCATCAACATCCCAGAACTTCTCATCCTTCTCAGATGAGCAACATTCTTCATCCAAACATTCAGAGTCCAGGTTCACACGGACACGAACCGTGGGGTCAATTTTGTCATGGCGTGCTGCCAC aCACTCCGCCTATGCCTCGAAACGTTGGAGTCCGTGGGCCGCGACACACTCTGCTGTTACAGGATCGTATGCCCCCTAGACACTGTGAGTTTTCCGAGGAAGCACCGCGAATGATGTATCATCCAACTAAGCTCGATATCGAGAACGTACGAGCATCGTACACGCCCCCTGAGCACCag atGCCAAGATTACTTGAAACCTCAGTAAATTCTATCATGGACTCTGCGTCCACAATAAGGATTCGTCGTGAGGATGATGGCCCCAGGTGGGAGCCAAGCACCATGAATAACAGAATGTCTATGGATAATCTAGTTCCAACAACG GAATCTAGTATATCACGCGATAAAGAACACGAATCTCGTCGATCAGCTGAAAGATTCGAATCAAAGAAGAAGAGCGTCAGTAAGCAACCGTTGCCTGGTTTTCACCAAGCATTCGGTTCGACGGAGATCGGCAGGTTCTCCAGATCGGAGTTTTTCGTGAACATGGTGGGCGAGAGCGGCGGAAACGTGGAAGTCGCCGATACGGAAAGTATTACAGTAAGTACGGATCGTATGTCAGAGGTAAACGGATCGACAGTGACCACTGCGACGCACGGTACGTCGGTAATTACTACGACCGCGACGACGACCGTCAGGTCTTTCGACGGCGACGAAAGCGAGGAGGCGAGTTTCGACGAGTCGAACAACGACCTCGTCGCACCGACGTCGATGGGTATGTATTGCAGCCAACCAAGTATTCCTCGTTGGCATAGACCTCACATAGGCGCTATAGGTAGCGAAATTTAA
- the LOC139992913 gene encoding folliculin-interacting protein 2: MMPLLDKLFPSRKNFRNKVQTIVASNVETEEDDRNSALYIGAGQVRILLFRECEWRGRKLLFDSLSLEKRWCKNKTATINLKKNTGNSMFERERMAEDDVSLLSEMVFGTVAMTYRGSSFKIHSMNSPSCIMCTKVFPATEHNICKQQTEKVSDEGLGRSVNLDSNPSMRTLLSRPSSGNLSGSELNTGVRKNSTCSSTDSGWNIDIPPPTGSSQSLESNGSSGIGSLSSLRRRWLRAASTSLARLDSDDTFGMQYWTENGNDNKEMHTKRHKTRLGLTMLVQLAEGHERRIETCLLEHMALLEGMLDRLRYFCIESGSISAQNKEMQLPERLYRSSQFIVSLLRLLTNIDADLNSRTPLLWHDVLLNSVKVEHKISALHHSLEQMCQLLDNIDTKSSNFFLSTVVTAVLTYHLGWIYTTLPIHDRQLMEKLGTWYPCNPLWVQLGDLYGALSNPIRVAHTVVAGDCQKVDLINSVLSFLSYFIRSGVVQKRQEYCNVTEEDIQEAASLLEQARIKRPHLFTTKATTNDRESMISRRVLCTSVRKKIAVQELSYDAEDDNAIMQNSYPEYNEERLRVEGSISSLKRSITMESNLDSFMLKTFEPEIDTKFISKKLPRNDDGNEKSTVNERTCTSSKVKIVVSEIAPQDVDLSKSGMQQCPEFSLRNFEKKMEDNDLDETYTNSKIDAFQDFDDTCVDTLKLYSSRPEFGTGQSTDNEMKNSHVFFTLGDEEKSVKTSRPRLGYNCQCSYMFTRVPSTSAQLPEDVLRKIIQRNFPESSKSIHPPGAVSRSLGFCQRCNGQGYVPPQNYDSCKQVLETPTNATEVLRTCGNTVGDGSVGLSRSNSLEALMEANSVVELPMPRTKKMKKTDSHQDTGFTKTLLQNRIKPTESQGLNNSEPSYTWGLVLQGLPKKKKRRRKKVVQQEANRNDYEIDKELWYCIREECLASVRFPTIDQPIAESLCILADLDTWHVGIISNNMPSHTAPLPVGMSRLVANMLEGFAYLWRKYHSASQCIGILEAKLREMWLKSETLAEMLLATEVCDANVASLTHALDLDAADIPLLLAVATSHSPEIGQRFGLTLT, encoded by the exons ATGATGCCTTTGCTTGATAAGCTGTTCCCTTCGAGGAAGAATTTCAGGAATAAAGTACAAACCATCGTAGCATCGAACGTCGAAACAGAAGAAGATGATAG AAACTCCGCGTTATACATTGGGGCAGGTCAAGTTCGGATCTTACTGTTCCGAGAGTGTGAATGGCGCGGGAGAAAACTCCTTTTTGATTCTCTTTCCTTGGAGAAAAGATggtgtaaaaataaaacagccACGATTAATCTTAAAAAGAATACCGGCAATTCGATGTTCGag CGAGAAAGAATGGCCGAAGACGACGTAAGCTTATTGAGCGAAATGGTATTCGGTACTGTGGCGATGACGTACAGAGGATCATCGTTTaag ATCCATTCAATGAATTCACCATCTTGCATCATGTGCACAAAAGTCTTCCCTGCCACAGAACACAACATATGCAAACAGCAGAC CGAGAAAGTCTCGGACGAAGGGTTGGGTCGTTCCGTGAACTTGGATTCTAATCCCAGTATGCGAACACTTT TATCCCGACCAAGTTCTGGAAATCTATCAGGATCCGAATTAAACACTGGTGTTAGaaaaaattctacttgctCTAGCACCGATAGTGGGTGGAATATAGACATACCACCACCAACAGGGA GTTCACAATCGTTGGAGAGCAATGGATCCTCTGGTATCGGCAGCCTTTCAAGTTTACGTCGAAGGTGGTTAAGAGCTGCTTCCACTTCTTTAGCCCGATTAGATTCTGATGATACGTTTGGAATGCAGTACTGGACCGAGAATGGAAATGATAATAAAGAGATGCATACTAAACGTCATAAAACGAGGCTCGGATTAACGATGTTGGTCCAACTAGCCGAAGGCCACGAGag AAGAATAGAGACCTGTCTGTTAGAGCACATGGCTCTATTGGAAGGAATGCTGGATCGTTTACGATATTTCTGTATTGAATCGGGTAGTATCAGTGctcaaaataaagaaatgcaGCTTCCTGAACGGCTTTATAGATCTTCGCAATTCATTGTTTCGTTATTGCGTTTACTTACAAATATTGATGCGGATTTAAACTCGCGCACACCCTTGCTATGGCATGATGTACTACTTAATTCAGTGAAAGTAGAGCATAAAATAAGTGCGCTGCATCATAGTTTAGAACAAATGTGTCAATTGTTGGATAATATCGATACAAAATCGAGCAACTT tttTTTAAGTACTGTTGTCACTGCTGTTCTAACATATCATCTTGGTTGGATATATACTACACTGCCAATCCATGATCGACAATTG atggAAAAATTAGGCACCTGGTATCCTTGTAATCCACTATGGGTTCAATTAGGTGATTTATATGGTGCATTAAGTAATCCCATCAGGGTAGCGCATACAGTCGTTGCAGGCGATTGTCAAAAGGTCGATTTGATTAATTCTGTTTTATCCTTCTTGTCGTACTTCATCCGTAGTGGAGTAGTACAGAAACGACAAGAATATTGTAATGTTACTGAAGAAGACATTCAAGAAGCTGCAAGTCTTTTAGAACAAGCGAGAATAAAACGCCCACATTTATTCACTACGAAAGCAACAACTAACGATCGAGAGTCTATGATTTCCCGACGTGTGTTATGCACATCTGTTCGAAAAAAAATTGCCGTACAAGAGCTTTCGTATGATGCAGAAGATGATAATGCTATTATGCAAAACTCATATCCTGAATACAATGAGGAAAGATTAAGAGTAGAAGGATCTATTAGCTCTCTTAAACGTAGCATCACGATGGAATCAAATCTTGATTCATTTATGCTGAAAACGTTTGAACCTGAAATAGACACGAAATTCATTTCGAAGAAACTTCCTCGCAATGATGACGGCAATGAAAAGAGCACCGTCAACGAAAGAACTTGTACATCAAGCAAAGTTAAAATAGTAGTAAGCGAAATTGCACCACAAGATGTCGACTTGAGCAAGTCTGGTATGCAACAGTGTCCTGAATTTTCGCTACGTAATTTTGAAAAGAAGATGGAAGATAACGACTTGGATGAAACATATACGAATTCTAAGATAGATGCTTTTCAAGATTTTGACGATACATGTGTTGAtacattgaaattatattctagCAGACCAGAATTTGGAACTGGTCAAAGTACAGATAATGAGATGAAAAATTCCCATGTTTTCTTCACTCTAGGTGATGAAGAAAAATCTGTGAAAACATCACGACCGCGACTTGGATACAATTGTCAGTGTTCATATATGTTCACAAGAGTACCGAGCACGTCTGCACAATTGCCAGAAGATGTattgagaaaaattattcaaaggaACTTCCCTGAATCATCCAAGAGTATTCATCCACCAGGAGCAGTATCAAGATCTCTGGGATTTTGTCAAAGGTGTAATGGGCAAGGTTACGTACCTCCACAAAATTATGATAGTTGCAAACAAGTTCTAGAAACCCCTACTAACGCAACAGAAGTATTACGTACTTGCGGTAATACCGTGGGTGATGGAAGTGTTGGATTATCTAGATCAAACAGTCTAGAAGCTTTAATGGAAGCTAACAGTGTCGTCGAATTGCCAATGCCGCG gacaaaaaaaatgaagaagacTGATTCACACCAGGACACAGGCTTTACAAAGACACTCTTACAAAACAGAATAAAACCTACAGAGTCACAGGGATTAAATAATTCTGAACCATCCTATACATGGGGTTTAGTTCTACAAGGTTTgccaaagaagaaaaagaggagaagaaagaaagttgTCCAGCAAGAAGCAAATAGGAATGACTATGAAATAGATAAAGAATTGTGGTACTGCATACGCGAAGAATGTCTTGCCAGTGTACGTTTTCCGACTATTGATCAACCAATTGCCGAATCACTTTGTATTTTAGCGGATTTAGATACTTGGCATGTTGGAATCATATCCAATAATATGCCTTCACATACTGCACCATTACCGGTTGGGATGTCAAGGCTCGTTGCCAATATGCTGGAAGGCTTTGCTTATTTATGGCGGAAATATCATTCAGCTTCACAA tGTATAGGCATATTGGAAGCAAAACTAAGAGAAATGTGGCTAAAAAGTGAAACATTGGCTGAGATGTTATTAGCAACAGAAGTATGCGATGCCAATGTTGCAAGTTTGACACATGCTCTCGATCTCGATGCAGCAGATATACCACTTTTGCTCGCAGTTGCAACTTCCCACTCTCCTGAGATAGGCCAGAGGTTTGGTCTTACACTTACTTGA
- the Cct4 gene encoding chaperonin containing TCP1 subunit 4 translates to MTAITASGDGRSAHGQAYKDKSKPTDIRSSNINAAKAVSDAIRTSLGPRGMDKMIQAGNGEVTITNDGATILKEMNVVHPAAKMLVELSKAQDIEAGDGTTSVVVMAGSLLEAAERLLQKGIHPTLISDAFQKAAVKAVEILTNMSIPVDLKDKQSLIRAAATSLNSKVVFQQSSLLAPLAVDAVLKVTEEGKEIAVDLNNIKVIKKLGGTVEDTELVEGLIFTQKSCNVNGPKRIEKAKIGLIQFCISPPKTDMDHNVIVSDYAAMDRVLKEERTYILNIVKQIKKAGCNVLLVQKSILRDAVSDLAIHFLDKIKVMVIKDIEREDISFVCKTLGCRPIASLDHFVADNLVNAELCEEVQTGSSKFVKITKIQNPGPTVTVLVRGSNKLVLEEAERSLHDALCVVRCLVKQKALIAGGGAPEIELALKLGAYAQTLSGVDAYCIKAFANAFETIPSTLAENAGLNPIATVTELRNRHAKGEHTTGINVRKGSITNILEENVIQPLLVSISAITLASETVRSILKIDDIVNTNQ, encoded by the exons ATGACGGCAATAACGGCAAGCGGCGATGGACGAAGTGCCCATGGACAGGCCTATAAAGATAAAAGCAAACCAACAGATATTCGTAGCAGCAATATCAATGCTGCGAAAG CTGTAAGTGATGCAATTCGTACCAGTCTTGGTCCTAGAGGAATGGATAAAATG ATTCAAGCTGGGAATGGAGAAGTTACAATTACAAATGATGGTGCAACAATCTTAAAAGAAATGAATGTTGTACATCCTGCAGCAAAAatg TTAGTTGAATTATCAAAGGCACAAGATATTGAAGCTGGAGATGGTACTACAAGTGTTGTTGTTATGGCTGGTTCCCTTCTAGAAGCTGCAGAGCGTTTGTTGCAAAAGGGAATACATCCTACTTTAATCAGCGATGCTTTCCAAAAAGCTGCAGTTAAAGCTGTAGAAATATTGACAAATATGTCTATTCCTGTTGATTTAAAAGACAAACAATCACTGATTAGAGCTGCAGCAACCTCCTTAAACTCAAAG gTTGTCTTTCAACAATCAAGCCTCTTAGCACCACTTGCTGTAGATGCAGTATTAAAAGTTACcgaagaagggaaagaaattGCTGTAGATCTTAAT AACATAAAAGTAATCAAGAAGTTAGGTGGTACAGTTGAAGACACCGAACTTGTAGAAGGATTAATATTTACACAAAAATCTTGTAATGTTAATGGACCGAAACGTATTGAAAAAGCAAAAATAGGTTTAATTCAATTCTGCATTTCTCCACCTAAAACGGAC ATGGATCATAATGTAATCGTATCAGATTACGCTGCAATGGATCGTGTTTTGAAGGAGGAAAGAActtacatattaaatatcgtgaagcaaattaaaaaagctGGTTGCAATGTACTCTTAGTACAGAAGTCAATTCTTCGCGACGCCGTCAGTGATTTAGCTATACACTTTTTAGATAAAATCAAAGTTATGGTGATTAAAGACATTGAACGTGAGGATATTTCATTCGTATGTAAAACGTTAGGTTGTAGACCAATTGCGTCATTAGATCACTTTGTTGCTGATAATCTTGTTAACGCAGAATTATGTGAAGAAGTACAGACTGGAAGCTCTAAGTTTGTTAAG ATCACCAAAATACAAAATCCTGGACCAACAGTAACAGTTCTTGTACGCGGTAGTAATAAATTGGTCTTAGAAGAAGCGGAACGTTCATTGCACGACGCATTATGTGTAGTACGCTgtttagtgaaacaaaaagcTCTAATTGCTGGAGGAGGAGCACCTGAGATAGAGCTTGCACTAAAACTAGGAGCATATGCCCAAACTTTATCGGGCGTTGATGCTTATTGTATTAAAGCTTTTGCAAATGCATTCGAG ACAATTCCATCGACCCTAGCGGAAAATGCCGGATTGAATCCTATTGCAACTGTAACGGAACTTCGAAACCGACACGCTAAGGGTGAACATACTACTGGAATTAATGTACGAAAAGGATCAATTACTAATATCTTGGAAGAAAATGTGATTCAACCACTTTTAGTTTCTATAAGCGCCATTACACTAGCTTCGGAAACTGTCCGCAGCATATTAAAGATTGATGATATCGTAAATACAAACCAGTAA